The following are encoded in a window of Deltaproteobacteria bacterium genomic DNA:
- the nrfD gene encoding polysulfide reductase NrfD: MSASAANLTYKRINSDLLATLKAPGASWYGLLALAFSVLLLGAYTWGSMLIEGLGVSGISHPIMWGVFITDFVFWVGIAHSGTLISAVLFLFRAKWRMPIYRIAEAMTVFAVFTAGLFPIIHLGRPWNFYWLFPYPNQRYLWVNFRSPLLWDVFAVSTYLTVSFLFFCIGLIPDIAAARDKAKGFSKFAYTVLALGWKGSDRQWRHYTAAYGFFAALATPLVLSVHSVVSWDFAVGNVPGWHTTIFPPYFVSGAIFSGLAMVMTITIPLRKAFNLEAYLTTWHYEKMAQLIMFTSGIVGYAYATEFFIAWYSNNIFERYQFWFRAFGDYNFVFWGMVFCNCIAPLSLWVKRLRTNLKWLFCISIVINIGMWLERFNIVFMSLAREFLPAAWGDYNFSWYDVGITLGSFGWFFTWILLFIKTLPCMALTEIKEIAEAPMRAHH, from the coding sequence ATGTCTGCTTCTGCTGCAAATTTGACTTATAAGCGAATTAACTCGGATTTGTTGGCTACGCTTAAGGCACCGGGGGCTTCATGGTACGGGCTTTTAGCGCTGGCTTTTTCAGTTTTGTTACTCGGTGCCTATACTTGGGGATCGATGCTCATTGAGGGTTTAGGTGTTTCGGGCATTTCGCATCCTATCATGTGGGGAGTATTTATTACGGATTTCGTTTTTTGGGTAGGTATAGCGCATTCCGGAACCCTGATTTCGGCAGTGCTATTTTTGTTTCGCGCTAAGTGGCGTATGCCCATTTACCGCATTGCTGAGGCAATGACGGTATTTGCAGTATTTACTGCTGGGTTATTTCCCATCATTCATCTTGGGCGTCCTTGGAATTTTTACTGGCTTTTCCCCTATCCCAATCAGCGATATTTATGGGTCAACTTTCGTTCACCATTGTTGTGGGACGTGTTTGCGGTTAGCACATATTTAACGGTTAGTTTCTTGTTCTTTTGCATTGGACTTATTCCCGACATAGCCGCGGCGCGCGACAAAGCGAAAGGATTTAGTAAGTTTGCCTATACTGTCCTTGCTCTTGGTTGGAAGGGTAGCGATCGGCAATGGCGTCACTATACGGCGGCTTATGGTTTCTTTGCCGCCTTGGCCACTCCGCTGGTACTGTCTGTCCATTCAGTTGTGTCATGGGATTTTGCCGTTGGCAATGTTCCTGGATGGCACACGACGATTTTTCCTCCTTACTTCGTTTCAGGGGCCATATTTTCAGGCCTGGCGATGGTTATGACAATCACAATACCTCTTCGAAAGGCGTTTAATTTGGAAGCTTATTTGACGACTTGGCATTATGAAAAGATGGCTCAACTGATAATGTTTACGTCGGGAATTGTCGGTTATGCGTATGCGACGGAGTTTTTTATAGCGTGGTATAGCAATAATATTTTTGAAAGATATCAGTTCTGGTTTAGAGCTTTTGGCGATTACAACTTCGTCTTCTGGGGTATGGTTTTCTGCAACTGCATAGCGCCACTTAGCTTGTGGGTTAAGAGGCTTAGAACCAATCTTAAGTGGCTTTTTTGTATCTCCATAGTTATTAATATTGGCATGTGGCTTGAGCGGTTTAATATCGTATTTATGTCGCTAGCTCGCGAATTTTTGCCAGCTGCTTGGGGCGATTATAATTTTTCTTGGTACGATGTGGGGATAACACTGGGATCTTTTGGGTGGTTTTTTACGTGGATATTGTTGTTCATTAAAACCTTGCCCTGTATGGCGCTTACGGAGATTAAGGAGATTGCTGAGGCGCCAATGCGAGCTCATCATTAG
- a CDS encoding DUF3341 domain-containing protein yields the protein MADNLVIGHFEFVDDVKSAIIKLRELGLGDCELFSPVPNHDLEDELYKFKPRSPVRRMTLLGGVSGLLGGFLMTIWMSMDWPLRTSAKPIISIPAFFIVSFECMILLGAIFTLLGMLVFSGIPKIFSTPGYRPSFSESTFGLTVRVAKEHAEDIRKYFKDCGASEVEVQYVR from the coding sequence ATGGCTGATAATTTGGTAATAGGTCACTTCGAGTTTGTCGATGACGTCAAGTCGGCAATAATTAAGTTGCGCGAATTAGGTCTTGGCGATTGTGAATTGTTTTCTCCGGTTCCTAACCACGATCTAGAAGATGAACTCTACAAGTTTAAGCCGAGAAGCCCAGTTAGGCGGATGACGCTTTTGGGTGGCGTAAGTGGTTTGCTAGGCGGCTTTTTGATGACGATATGGATGTCTATGGACTGGCCACTGAGAACTAGTGCGAAGCCTATTATTTCGATTCCGGCTTTTTTTATAGTTAGTTTTGAGTGCATGATTTTGCTCGGTGCAATTTTTACTCTTTTGGGAATGCTCGTATTCTCAGGGATACCAAAGATATTCTCGACTCCGGGGTATAGGCCCAGCTTTAGCGAGAGCACTTTTGGACTGACGGTGCGGGTAGCAAAGGAGCATGCCGAGGATATTAGGAAATATTTTAAAGATTGTGGAGCGAGCGAGGTGGAGGTGCAGTATGTTAGGTAG
- a CDS encoding cytochrome c produces the protein MLGRKHCVRYLLCFVGILFCIAALASLAMAFPWDTDMNKLQSYKANELTRSPVKGSVPIGYKPFTMTSDEAATQLKNPTEFSANSVWRGRRLWSANCAVCHGSQGDGNTSVGKVINVVSLLTDFYKGREDGRAFAVITNGQAGMPRYGFKFSEEERWDLVNYLRFLQGRELSGIPRTLEDKKE, from the coding sequence ATGTTAGGTAGAAAACATTGCGTTAGGTATCTTTTGTGTTTCGTCGGAATTCTTTTTTGCATTGCAGCATTGGCCTCCTTAGCTATGGCGTTTCCTTGGGATACAGACATGAACAAGCTTCAGTCATACAAGGCGAACGAATTAACTCGTTCGCCTGTAAAGGGATCTGTGCCAATTGGGTATAAGCCATTTACTATGACCTCCGACGAAGCCGCTACGCAGTTAAAGAACCCGACTGAGTTTTCTGCAAATTCTGTTTGGCGCGGTAGGCGGCTGTGGAGTGCTAATTGCGCCGTTTGTCATGGAAGTCAAGGCGATGGGAACACGTCTGTGGGCAAAGTCATAAATGTGGTGTCGCTCTTAACAGATTTTTATAAGGGCAGGGAAGATGGGCGTGCTTTTGCGGTAATTACCAATGGGCAAGCTGGGATGCCGCGCTATGGATTTAAGTTTTCCGAGGAGGAACGATGGGATCTGGTAAATTACCTTAGATTTCTTCAAGGTAGGGAGTTAAGTGGAATACCTAGGACTTTAGAGGATAAGAAGGAGTAG
- a CDS encoding SPOR domain-containing protein yields MASYVGGESGNRSRSSSSRQSERTQRREIRLTLGQVSIFWAVIAGSMVAVFLFGLFAGRERGIQLALEGDASVGMRFPVHSNDADRSGASVVAQGKGSQADSGILLASLENAAEGTSSATDDAGGIANAPSDRLNVTGVSPVSEAVQKLEADVGFGQKLASDVVKAGTDATLQATSDGKAIDNRLLNREALNPPQKRPITTQLNAEAKKIELAAEKSKETFSSISIKDAPRARLGDIKSSSPLTSVPPKNVEKSNLVVKKEVRKEPTSRAVQSTKALSNKPLASGWYVQVAAKTSDAEAMGLSKRVGNLGLSTTVEQATVKGTRYYRVLVGPFKSREGAQSAERKIKSSRVVDNMPFLKRVS; encoded by the coding sequence ATGGCTTCATATGTAGGGGGAGAGTCTGGCAATAGGAGCCGCAGCTCCAGCAGTAGGCAGTCGGAGAGAACTCAAAGGAGAGAAATTCGCCTTACATTGGGGCAAGTTTCTATTTTTTGGGCTGTTATCGCTGGTTCCATGGTAGCGGTGTTTCTTTTTGGCCTTTTTGCGGGGCGCGAAAGGGGAATTCAACTGGCACTTGAAGGTGACGCTTCGGTTGGCATGCGTTTCCCTGTGCACTCTAACGATGCGGATAGGAGTGGTGCGTCAGTCGTTGCGCAAGGAAAGGGTAGCCAAGCCGATAGCGGCATACTCCTTGCTAGCTTAGAGAATGCTGCTGAAGGCACTTCGTCGGCTACTGATGATGCTGGGGGCATCGCCAATGCACCCAGTGATCGGCTAAACGTCACTGGAGTTTCTCCGGTAAGTGAGGCTGTGCAGAAATTAGAGGCAGATGTCGGGTTTGGCCAAAAGCTTGCTTCTGATGTCGTGAAGGCAGGCACTGACGCCACTTTGCAAGCTACTTCGGATGGCAAAGCTATCGACAATCGCCTTTTAAACAGAGAAGCGCTAAATCCGCCTCAAAAGAGGCCGATTACCACTCAGTTAAATGCTGAGGCAAAGAAAATTGAGCTAGCTGCTGAAAAGAGCAAGGAAACTTTTTCAAGCATATCCATAAAGGACGCGCCGCGAGCAAGGTTAGGGGACATAAAGTCAAGCTCTCCGCTAACATCTGTGCCACCGAAGAATGTGGAAAAGTCTAACTTGGTGGTCAAGAAGGAGGTTAGAAAAGAACCTACTTCTAGGGCGGTTCAAAGCACTAAAGCTCTGTCAAATAAGCCGCTTGCGTCGGGGTGGTATGTCCAAGTTGCGGCAAAGACTAGTGACGCTGAGGCTATGGGACTTAGTAAGCGAGTTGGGAACTTAGGTTTAAGTACCACGGTCGAGCAAGCTACAGTTAAGGGGACGAGGTATTATAGAGTATTGGTGGGGCCTTTTAAAAGTCGCGAAGGCGCGCAGTCTGCAGAGAGGAAGATTAAGTCATCGCGAGTTGTTGACAACATGCCATTTTTAAAGAGAGTGTCGTGA